The region ATGAATATGCAAAAAGTTATGATCAGCTCAACAATTGGACTCATGGTGAGAATTTTCTTATATAATATCTCACTCACATTGGTCAAATATATTCTCTTGTGGCATGTTTCCCCTAATTTGAATTGGCTACTGTTGAGAGTTGGTTCAAGGATTCAGTATTCATGATCATAGGCATATGTTGGTTGAACTAACCGGTCGGACATTGGGGCATGGTGTTTTGCAATTTGGCAATTGTTCTGTTACTTAATGTTACTGTTTCTGCTTTGCATTTACTAAAGATATAAACACTTCCTGAGGCATTTTCTTGTTGAATAACCTATTTAGGTTCTTTGATATGCAAATGTGGTATTGTTCTTGCACTGCAGCTAACTGGTAGAGTGGAAGAAAAAAGGCGGTGGTCTGATGGCATCCATCAGGCAGTGGAGGCCAAAGAAGGACTGAAAATCCAGGTGTTGTAGTTGCTCTAGCATTCCAGGCTATCTTGTTGAGATTTTGGTTTACCTTTCCGAAATTGTGTAATGGAACTTCCTGAAATTTGTTAGGCTGATTCTGTTGTTGTGGCCCAAATCACTTACCAATCATTGTTCAAGTTATACCCCAAGCTCTCAGGGATGACTGGGACTGCAAAAACTGAGGCTAGTGCTTCTTACACATATTACTTTATGATACATTGGAGTATCTAGTCTTTGTAAAATTTATTTGTTGCAGGAGAAGGAATTCTTGAAAATTTTCCAAATGCCAGTTATTGAGGTTCCTACgaatatgttgagtattcgagAAGATCTACCCATCATGGCCTTTGCAGTAAGTTTTTGAAATCTGTCCAAATTAGTTTACTGTAGCAGAGGCCATCAATTCACTTCGTCAATTTGAGTGTTAGACTGCTCGAGGGAAATGGAATTATGTTCGTGCTGAAATTGAGTATATGTTTGGGCTAGGCCGGCCGGTTTTGGTTGGGACAACCAGGTACATCTATCTCTTTTTCTGCTGTATAACCAAATCATCAAAATTGAGCCAGGTGAAGATTTTAAGCTGAGATATGGCCAACCCTGATGATGCTCCTGAACACATCTCGTGCCATTACTTTTCAATTGTGGAAAAATCTTTGAGATGCATAagttattatttaatattttcaacaTAGATATCAGAGATCCGCAATGGAGCGCATATTCGATACAATGCTTGTCCATCTTTATTTACTTAAGCTCAACATATTTGACCATGGCTTTTGATTTCTAATGCAGTGTTGAAAATTCTGAGCATCTTTCTGCTTTACTGAGGGAGATAAAAATCCCCCATAACATCCTTAATGCTCGACCAAAGGTGCATATGTACCTTGATAATTTGGGAAACTTCAAATTTTGGTCTCCTATTTGCATATCTTAAATCTGTGGACTTTTACAACTTATCTTTTCCAGTATGCTGCTAGAGAAGCCGAGATTGTCGCCCAGGCTGGTCGAAAATATGCAATCACTCTATCAACAAATATGGCTGGCAGAGGCACTGATATTATCCTAGGAGGAAATCCAAAGGTAGATCCTGCTTTTGATGTTCTGATTCACGGTGTAGTATGCAATCATTTTTGGGATGAAACTTGAGACCTTTGCTTCTTGTTCCCTTTCACCAAATGTTTTGTGATTGCAGAAAGCATGATGGTTTCAATGAAGAGTTCACAATTGCATTGTCTTATTGTCAGATGCTCGCAAGAGAAATTTTGGAGGACAATTTACTTTCGACTCTCTCAGACAATGTTCCTGATGTTGAAATTGACTTGGGGCTAACTTCTGGACAGGTGATAACTGATTCTAGTGAGATAAAAGGACATAATGACTTTAATATTAGGCCTAAGTGTTTTTTCAATGCAGATCTTATCTAAGGTGAAGGTTGGACCATCATCTTTGGGCTTGCTAGCTAAGGCTGTTCTTATGTGTTCGTATCTtcaacttcttttttttttcttaatttttttaataagaaaCTGGGTATAGTTgcaagagaaaaaaagaaaatgtgcaTGTGGAGGATTAGATCGAGTTGCAATTGTGAGTATCTGCCTTTTCTCTTATTTCACTAATACTACATAACGttctttttgtttaatattCAGCTAAATATGTTTGCAAAAGTGAGGGTAAGAAGTTGAGTTACGACGAGGCAAGAAAATTAATTTCTGAGTCCATCGAGATGAGCCAGTCAGTGGGATCAGTGGAGTTGCTGAAGCTTGTTGCTGAGGAGACAGAGATGTACCCTCTTGGCCCATGTATAGCACTTGCTTATCTATCAGTTCTAAAGGACTGTGAATCTCACTGTTCTTCTGAAGGGTTAGAGGTGAAAAATCTTGGAGGTCTTCATGTGATAGGAACTTCTCTGCACGAGTCTAGGAGGATTGATAACCAGGTAACTTTGTTGATGTGTTTGAGTTTTATGCAGCAATTTCTTTTGCAGTATATTATTGGAAATGAAAGTGATCTTTCGCCTGTTTGTGACCCGTCAAGTGTGGTAGACAAATATTCTGAGGTTTTACAGAAAAGGGGGAAATAGTATTTGTTGTATTTGTTTCCCTTTTACACATCATCACAgttcattgtttttttttggcTCTGCAATGgatgtataataataataatctactTGTCTAGCTCCGAGGCAGAGCAGGGAGGCAGGGGGATCCTGGATCAACACGGTTTGTAGTGAGGTATGGTCAAGTATATTTGTTGTCTGTTTGTAACTTTGTAGTTATTCGAAAAATATACAGATATACTGCAGTTAAAACCTGTGACATGATGACTAACTATACCATGTGATCCTTGGATTGTAATTGCATTTGTCTAGGCACTCTCTTTTCCAGTAATATATTTCTAGAATGTTTATTCAATGCCTCTCTGTAAGAGTTGAAATGATGTCCTAGATTATATAGTTCCTATCCTTCCCATTGCTACTAATCATATAATGGAAAGAGAAATTTAAATTCCCTAACTATAAGTACTGAAATTTTCTGGCCGTCTGACATTGTTCTCATGATTCATTCTGGGGATTCTACCTCACAGCTTACAGGATGATATGTTTCAGAAGTTCAATTTCGATACTGAGTGGGCGGTAAAGCTTATATCTAGACTCacagatgatgatgatgtaCCGATAGTTGGTCACTCAATCATGAAACAGGTTTGGTCTAgtgtttctttatttttgtGCTCCACCCCTTTCCATCAATTAGCATTGGTATATATAATATGCGTGTCAATTAACATATCTGATCCTTCATTCTCTGTTTTTCAGCTTACAAATCTGCAAGTTAGTGCCGAGAAGTACTTCTTTAGTATAAGGAAGAACCTAATTGAGTTTGATGAAGTTTTAGAGGTATCAATACACTTACTAGCTTATTctaatttcattttcatctataCTTTTACCTGAATGACGTTTTATCAGGAAGGTGGAGACTATGACATGTCTTGCATTTTATCTGACTACAAATTATAGATAGTAATCTCAATATtgcttagtttttaattttatttattttttattatctcCAAATAAAATGATGTCTCCCATTAATTTTCAGAATATGTATTTGGCTGATTCTTGTTGGCTTCACAGGTGCAAAGAAAACATGTCTATGATCTCCGCCAACTAATATTATCAGGCGATTGCGACAGTTGCTCACAGCATATTTTCCAGTATGTGTGCTAACTCTGAGTACTACCTTTTTTTAATTCCTCGGCGTGGTGATAAATTGTGTATGTAGGTACATGCAAGCAGTGGTATCTGAAATTATTTTAAAGAACGTGGATCCTACAAAGGTAAAACTTCCTTCTAGAACATTCTCTTTGCGTTGTATCATACGACagtaaattttatttctttcttaaacAATACTTTGTATGTCACAGCATCCAAGAAGCTGGAAGTTAGGCAAAGTTTTAAAGGAATTTGTTGGAATTTCTAGAGATGTGTTAAATGGTGCGTTGCTTCTACGATCTCTGCTACTTTCATTTTATTCTGTTCTTTCATTTATGCTAAATCTTTAGGGTATCTGCAGACTCATTTGCAGGAATTACTGAGGAAAATTTGCTGTATTCACTCACAGAAGTTCATGGGTTGAGTTCTGTGGACATTGATGAGTTTCACCTTCCAGACTTGCCTAAACCTCCGAATTCCTTTAGAGGCATTCGCATGAAGAGCTCATCGTTTAAACGGTGGCTAACAATATGCTCTGATGATTCAGTGAAGTGCGTTATATGTTTTCCATAGTCGTTGAGATTATCTTCTGCATATTTTGCTTACTCTCCTTAT is a window of Salvia splendens isolate huo1 chromosome 3, SspV2, whole genome shotgun sequence DNA encoding:
- the LOC121794884 gene encoding protein translocase subunit SECA2, chloroplastic-like isoform X2, producing the protein MTTATATATALLLPSPQFRRCSSTTRLCTKTTLFPLYPPSLLTTRHLRHSCITSSLKEKIGAIQKTWNELRSLNHWVVRDYYRLVNSVNGLEPHIQKLSDEQLRAKTEEFRQRLKQGATLADIQAEAFAVVREAAKRKLGMRHFDVQIIGGAVLHDGSIAEMKTGEGKTLVSTLAAYLNALSGEGVHVVTVNDYLAQRDAEWMGRVHRFLGLSVGLIQRDMKNQERRSNYRCDITYTNNTELGFDYLRDNLAGSSEQLVMRWPKPFHFGVVDEVDSVLIDEGRNPLLISGQASQDAVRFPVAARIADLLIRGVHYSVELKDNSVELTEEGILLAETALDTNDLWDENDPWARFVLNALRAKEFYRRDVQYIIRNGKALIINELTGRVEEKRRWSDGIHQAVEAKEGLKIQADSVVVAQITYQSLFKLYPKLSGMTGTAKTEEKEFLKIFQMPVIEVPTNMLSIREDLPIMAFATARGKWNYVRAEIEYMFGLGRPVLVGTTSVENSEHLSALLREIKIPHNILNARPKYAAREAEIVAQAGRKYAITLSTNMAGRGTDIILGGNPKMLAREILEDNLLSTLSDNVPDVEIDLGLTSGQILSKVKVGPSSLGLLAKAVLMSKYVCKSEGKKLSYDEARKLISESIEMSQSVGSVELLKLVAEETEMYPLGPCIALAYLSVLKDCESHCSSEGLEVKNLGGLHVIGTSLHESRRIDNQLRGRAGRQGDPGSTRFVVSLQDDMFQKFNFDTEWAVKLISRLTDDDDVPIVGHSIMKQLTNLQVSAEKYFFSIRKNLIEFDEVLEVQRKHVYDLRQLILSGDCDSCSQHIFQYMQAVVSEIILKNVDPTKHPRSWKLGKVLKEFVGISRDVLNDSFAGITEENLLYSLTEVHGLSSVDIDEFHLPDLPKPPNSFRGIRMKSSSFKRWLTICSDDSVKDGKFRSSINLLCKYFGDFLIASYLDIIQDSGYSSGYVKEIERAVLVKTLDSFWKDHLVNMNKLNSAVNLRYFGHRNPLEEYKIDGCRFFISMLSATRRVTVESLLRYWSSPMESEELVLR
- the LOC121794884 gene encoding protein translocase subunit SECA2, chloroplastic-like isoform X1; the encoded protein is MTTATATATALLLPSPQFRRCSSTTRLCTKTTLFPLYPPSLLTTRHLRHSCITSSLKFVSLQEKIGAIQKTWNELRSLNHWVVRDYYRLVNSVNGLEPHIQKLSDEQLRAKTEEFRQRLKQGATLADIQAEAFAVVREAAKRKLGMRHFDVQIIGGAVLHDGSIAEMKTGEGKTLVSTLAAYLNALSGEGVHVVTVNDYLAQRDAEWMGRVHRFLGLSVGLIQRDMKNQERRSNYRCDITYTNNTELGFDYLRDNLAGSSEQLVMRWPKPFHFGVVDEVDSVLIDEGRNPLLISGQASQDAVRFPVAARIADLLIRGVHYSVELKDNSVELTEEGILLAETALDTNDLWDENDPWARFVLNALRAKEFYRRDVQYIIRNGKALIINELTGRVEEKRRWSDGIHQAVEAKEGLKIQADSVVVAQITYQSLFKLYPKLSGMTGTAKTEEKEFLKIFQMPVIEVPTNMLSIREDLPIMAFATARGKWNYVRAEIEYMFGLGRPVLVGTTSVENSEHLSALLREIKIPHNILNARPKYAAREAEIVAQAGRKYAITLSTNMAGRGTDIILGGNPKMLAREILEDNLLSTLSDNVPDVEIDLGLTSGQILSKVKVGPSSLGLLAKAVLMSKYVCKSEGKKLSYDEARKLISESIEMSQSVGSVELLKLVAEETEMYPLGPCIALAYLSVLKDCESHCSSEGLEVKNLGGLHVIGTSLHESRRIDNQLRGRAGRQGDPGSTRFVVSLQDDMFQKFNFDTEWAVKLISRLTDDDDVPIVGHSIMKQLTNLQVSAEKYFFSIRKNLIEFDEVLEVQRKHVYDLRQLILSGDCDSCSQHIFQYMQAVVSEIILKNVDPTKHPRSWKLGKVLKEFVGISRDVLNDSFAGITEENLLYSLTEVHGLSSVDIDEFHLPDLPKPPNSFRGIRMKSSSFKRWLTICSDDSVKDGKFRSSINLLCKYFGDFLIASYLDIIQDSGYSSGYVKEIERAVLVKTLDSFWKDHLVNMNKLNSAVNLRYFGHRNPLEEYKIDGCRFFISMLSATRRVTVESLLRYWSSPMESEELVLR